A stretch of Panthera tigris isolate Pti1 chromosome E2, P.tigris_Pti1_mat1.1, whole genome shotgun sequence DNA encodes these proteins:
- the GNG8 gene encoding guanine nucleotide-binding protein G(I)/G(S)/G(O) subunit gamma-8 isoform X1: MSNNMAKIAEARKTVEQLKLEVNIDRVKVSQAAAELLAFCETHAKDDPLVTPVPAAENPFRDKRLFCVLL, encoded by the exons ATGTCCAACAACATGGCCAAGATCGCGGAGGCCCGCAAGACGGTGGAACAGCTGAAGCTGGAGGTGAACATCGACCGCGTGAAG GTGTCGCAGGCGGCGGCCGAGCTCCTGGCCTTCTGCGAGACGCACGCCAAAGACGACCCGCTGGTGACGCCGGTCCCCGCCGCAGAGAACCCCTTCCGCGACAAGCGCCTCTTTTGCGTCCTGCTCTGA
- the GNG8 gene encoding guanine nucleotide-binding protein G(I)/G(S)/G(O) subunit gamma-8 isoform X2 has product MSNNMAKIAEARKTVEQLKLEVSQAAAELLAFCETHAKDDPLVTPVPAAENPFRDKRLFCVLL; this is encoded by the exons ATGTCCAACAACATGGCCAAGATCGCGGAGGCCCGCAAGACGGTGGAACAGCTGAAGCTGGAG GTGTCGCAGGCGGCGGCCGAGCTCCTGGCCTTCTGCGAGACGCACGCCAAAGACGACCCGCTGGTGACGCCGGTCCCCGCCGCAGAGAACCCCTTCCGCGACAAGCGCCTCTTTTGCGTCCTGCTCTGA
- the PTGIR gene encoding prostacyclin receptor, with the protein MADSCRNLTYVRDSVGPATSTLMFVAGVVGNGLALGILGARRRSRPSAFTVLVTGLAVTDLLGTCFLSPAVFVTYARNSSLLGLARGRPTLCDTFAFAMTFFGLASTLILFAMAVERCLALSHPYVYAQLDGPRCARLALPAVYAFCTFFCSLPLLGLGQHQQYCPGSWCFIRMRATEPGGCAFSLAYASLVALLVAAIVLCNSSVTLSLCRMYRRQRRHQGSLVPGPRAGEDEVDHLILLALMTGIMAVCSLPLTVRGFTQAIAPDSSEVGDLLAFRFNAFNPILDPWVFILFRKAVFQRLRTWLCCLCPRPAHGDSQTPLSRPASGRKDSRAPTALGGKEERWVPLSAWGEGRGGRLPQAQRSASTTGTSSKEGSAAACSLC; encoded by the exons ATGGCGGATTCGTGCAGGAACCTCACCTACGTGCGGGACTCAGTGGGGCCAGCCACCAGCACCCTGATGTTCGTGGCGGGCGTGGTGGGCAACGGGCTGGCACTAGGCATCTTGGGGGCGCGGCGACGGTCACGCCCCTCGGCCTTCACCGTGCTGGTCACCGGACTGGCCGTCACCGACCTGCTGGGCACTTGCTTCCTGAGCCCCGCGGTGTTCGTGACCTACGCCCGCAACAGCTCGCTGCTGGGCCTGGCCCGGGGCCGCCCCACGCTCTGCGACACCTTCGCCTTCGCCATGACCTTCTTCGGCCTGGCCTCCACGCTCATCCTCTTCGCCATGGCCGTGGAGCGCTGCCTGGCGCTCAGCCACCCCTACGTCTACGCCCAGCTGGACGGGCCGCGCTGCGCCCGCCTGGCCCTGCCTGCCGTCTATGCCTTCTGCACCTTCTTCTGTTCTCTGCCCCTGCTGGGCCTGGGCCAACATCAGCAGTACTGCCCGGGGAGCTGGTGCTTCATCCGGATGCGCGCCACGGAGCCGGGCGGCTGCGCCTTCTCGCTGGCCTACGCCAGCCTCGTGGCCCTGCTGGTGGCCGCCATCGTCCTCTGCAACAGCTCTGTCACCCTGAGCCTCTGCCGCATGTATCGCCGGCAGAGGCGCCACCAGGGCTCGCTGGTGCCCGGGCCCCGGGCGGGAGAGGACGAGGTTGACCACCTGATTCTGCTGGCTCTCATGACGGGCATCATGGCCGTGTGCTCCCTGCCTCTCACG GTCCGAGGCTTCACCCAGGCCATCGCCCCGGACAGCAGCGAGGTGGGGGACCTCCTGGCCTTCCGGTTCAACGCCTTCAACCCCATCCTCGACCCCTGGGTCTTCATCCTCTTCCGCAAGGCTGTCTTCCAGAGGCTCAGGACCTGGTTGTGctgcctctgccccaggcctGCCCACGGCGACTCGCAGACACCCCTCTCCCGGCCCGCCTCGGGGAGGAAGGACTCAAGGGCCCCCACTGCTcttggggggaaggaggagagatggGTGCCCCTGTCAGCCtggggcgaggggcgggggggacgCTTACCCCAGGCACAGCGATCCGCCAGCACCACGGGAACGTCATCCAAAGAGGGGTCGGCGGCCGCCTGCTCCCTCTGCTGA
- the CALM3 gene encoding calmodulin-3 isoform X2, whose translation MADQLTEEQIAEFKEAFSLFDKDGDGTITTKELGTVMRSLGQNPTEAELQDMINEVDADGNGTIDFPEFLTMMARKMKDTDSEEEIREAFRVFDKDGNGYISAAELRHVMTNLGEKLTDEEVDEMIREADIDGDGQVNYEEFVQMMTAK comes from the exons ATG GCTGACCAGCTGACCGAGGAACAGATCGCAG AGTTCAAGGAGGCCTTCTCCCTCTTCGACAAGGATGGAGACGGCACTATCACCACCAAGGAGTTGGGGACGGTGATGAGGTCCCTGGGACAGAACCCCACCGAAGCCGAGCTGCAGGACATGATCAACGAGGTGGACGCGGATG GGAACGGGACCATTGACTTCCCGGAGTTCCTGACCATGATGGCCAGAAAGATGAAGGACACAGACAGCGAGGAGGAGATCCGAGAGGCTTTCCGCGTCTTCGACAAG GACGGCAACGGCTACATCAGCGCTGCCGAGCTCCGTCACGTGATGACGAACCTGGGCGAGAAGCTGACCGACGAGGAGGTGGACGAGATGATCAGAGAGGCTGACATCGACGGGGACGGTCAGGTCAACTATGAAG AGTTTGTACAGATGATGACGGCCAAGTGA
- the CALM3 gene encoding calmodulin-3 isoform X1 has protein sequence MGHLDPQRGRLDPERAFGARVRRLVSEVGCWDPTGGEADQLTEEQIAEFKEAFSLFDKDGDGTITTKELGTVMRSLGQNPTEAELQDMINEVDADGNGTIDFPEFLTMMARKMKDTDSEEEIREAFRVFDKDGNGYISAAELRHVMTNLGEKLTDEEVDEMIREADIDGDGQVNYEEFVQMMTAK, from the exons ATGGGACATCTGGACCCTCAGAGGGGGCGTTTGGACCCAGAAAGGGCGTTTGGAGCCAGAGTGAGGCGTTTGGTCTCTGAGGTGGGGTGTTGGGACCCCACAGGGGGCGAG GCTGACCAGCTGACCGAGGAACAGATCGCAG AGTTCAAGGAGGCCTTCTCCCTCTTCGACAAGGATGGAGACGGCACTATCACCACCAAGGAGTTGGGGACGGTGATGAGGTCCCTGGGACAGAACCCCACCGAAGCCGAGCTGCAGGACATGATCAACGAGGTGGACGCGGATG GGAACGGGACCATTGACTTCCCGGAGTTCCTGACCATGATGGCCAGAAAGATGAAGGACACAGACAGCGAGGAGGAGATCCGAGAGGCTTTCCGCGTCTTCGACAAG GACGGCAACGGCTACATCAGCGCTGCCGAGCTCCGTCACGTGATGACGAACCTGGGCGAGAAGCTGACCGACGAGGAGGTGGACGAGATGATCAGAGAGGCTGACATCGACGGGGACGGTCAGGTCAACTATGAAG AGTTTGTACAGATGATGACGGCCAAGTGA